agcacttattcgtactgtttgtgtaaaaagtcgagaaacacttataaaaagttaggatttctatcttttgtttcatgacttctacttttttcccaaacgttttaattacttataagtatTAACAAAATTCTAACTtttacttcaatttttttttaatttaaggaagaaacacttatttaaaGCTCACTCACACGGACCCATAATCTTTTTatctttaatattataaattgaacTCGAAATATGATTTATCACCCTCTTGATAATTTATTCTTCAttatttcaattaataaataaattattaaaaaattattattattattattattatatgtcatAAACACACTACAAaaattgttactccctccgtttctttatacttttctcgtttgatatgtcgggactgttcataacatgagataaattactaatttatgtctaatctataagattaaatatattcatgactgatcttgttggattcgtatttacgggtactttaatacaatgaaggttttatatttaatagtaatacgaaactaaagatattaacgataaaaaatgtgtgttgaCAAGCGTAAAAAagagaaacaggaaaagtattatgggacggagggagtactattttgtGATTTAACATACTCGTGCTATGTCTTCCACgttttctctctcctctctctagAATTATCGAAACTCACGCGTCCTTCGTTCAACGAAAGTCGCACGAACCCCTCACCTCTTCCCCCTATAAATAATCCCACTACCCATCTCACAATTTCCATACTCTCATTCAAGCTTAATATTATCttctctatatatttatatttatatttagttttagttttagtttttattttttgttctttcttcgtagagaagaaaaaaatcaaaataatcttCAAAAATTCACAACCTCTCTTCTTCTCTAATCACTCTGCAACTCCAGATCTGTTAACATATATTCTGTATATACAccaatacatacatataattaattagGTTTCGATTTCATAGACATGGGAACAGAAGTATTGAGGCCACAAGATTGTATCAGAGAAGCTCCGGCGATCTTCACTCATCGGAAAAGTTTCCATCACGGCGTGCCGAAAGTCAACAGGAAACCGGTCAGGCAAGCCAGGCCGGAGAACCGGCGGAAGTCACCGGAGCCGAAAAAACCGGCGACTTTTTCGGAGGACGATCTAACGCCTAGCAACCCTAAGATTGTGTTAGGTCAGGTAACGATACTACGAAGAGGCGAATCGCTGGATCTGAAAGTGAAGGCGAGtgagaaaaaagaaattagTAAGGAAATGACGGTGTACGGAACGGGTCGGTTGGGTCCGGATCCGAAAAACGTCCCGAAACAAGTGAGGTTCGGGTTGCCGGACACGTACGCCGGATCTGCGTTTTTCACGTCTCCGGCGCCGAGTTCGTTGCCCCTACCGTCCTTTTTCAGGAAGGATTGTGGCGTCAAGGCGGTGGATGATTCGGTAGCGACTAGGGATTTGAGGCGGTTGTTGAGGCTGGATTAAAAGGagctgtggttgtggttgtggttggctTTATGATTCTGCTagtttgatttgagctattctCGTGTTTTCAGAGATGTTTTGAACCTCGCCATGATATTTTTTCACAAGTGGCGAGGACTAAACATCTGAAAATAGAGAGCTAGTACCCAAGTGGATTAGAGGAATGATCATCTAATTAATTCTATTGAGTaacttatgaatatatatagataagtaTTATGTATTTAAGTAGTTTTATGAAGGTTATTTAGGGGAAGATTCACAAGCTTCGTTTGTTAATAATGGTTGGTTTGGGTGTGTTAATAAATCTTAAGATGATTCTTAAGTAAGTAGGGGTGAGTGATTTAGGTATGGAAAATTGGGGAGTAAGATGTTTTTATTTTGGAAGATTGTTAATTAAGAAGTGTTGGTTCTTGAGGTCTGTGTAGTTTGTAAGCTTTGTTTTCTTATGTAAACCAGCAGCTGCGATTGCTATGTATCTTGTTGTAAGATTGTTtgtatgataataataaaattgtgtTTGAGATACCTCTTTGTAGCGGTTCAGAGATTGtgagttataaatttaatttatgtttatttgaGAGATGCATAGTTTGCTCGAATTTATCAAAACTGATTTTAGTAATTTAGCAACTTGAAGCCAGAAAAGATgatcatatattcatattcatgagAGTTGAAGGCCGGTAAGATAACTACTCTCTTTGGGTTGCTTTATCAAACTTCTGGTAACGATGTGCTGTTGTGTTTGCATATACAGCCTGATAAGGAATCAACGGAAGGGATCTTGTCTCATACAGTATTATCCTATATTTTGCAACTTTAGCCTCAAGTTGCAACCAAATGTACGACATCATTTGATTTATAATCAAGTGGTTTAAAATAAAGCAAGTGGTTACCTAAAATTAAAGACAAGAGTAGAAAAGACTTGTTTATGGCGCCGTTTGAgtgattttaaaataagtgttttttgtttaaagtaaaaaaaatgaattaaaaattagaaacaaGTCAAGATTTATAGGTGATTCAAGTGTTTGGggaaaaagtagaagtcatgaaacaaaagttagctattcttaattttttataagtacttgttGATTTTTTACGCAAATAATATGAACAAAAACTCCTCACTTATACCTACTGAAGCCAGCTTAAAAACTAGGAtcaaacacccactatattactccctccgtttcaatttacatgttcactttcaagattttttttttcaaattacttatccacttcaactttcaatctaaaatcatatttttaaagtCAAGTCTACTCcatatatctcttatttatatgtCCTAGATCAATCTAACTCCACATAtgttgatcatttaatgcaattaatttgtggacatatatttttcttaaactgCGTAATTTCTTTAAAGTGGACATATATTGTTTAATAATACTGTAAATTTAAGTAATGGGAAATGCAAGCAAAGATGTGAAAATGAGTACAGaactagggatggcaacgggtcgggtcggatcgggtttcttaagatccagatccgatccattatatttcgggtcggttcgggttcgggtccgggtctggaaa
This genomic window from Daucus carota subsp. sativus chromosome 7, DH1 v3.0, whole genome shotgun sequence contains:
- the LOC108196868 gene encoding uncharacterized protein LOC108196868, which gives rise to MGTEVLRPQDCIREAPAIFTHRKSFHHGVPKVNRKPVRQARPENRRKSPEPKKPATFSEDDLTPSNPKIVLGQVTILRRGESLDLKVKASEKKEISKEMTVYGTGRLGPDPKNVPKQVRFGLPDTYAGSAFFTSPAPSSLPLPSFFRKDCGVKAVDDSVATRDLRRLLRLD